The following proteins are encoded in a genomic region of Paenibacillus sp. FSL H3-0469:
- the serS gene encoding serine--tRNA ligase: MLDVKVLRSDYARVEEALNKRGKSLELISGFPALDQRRRELLQETEGLKNRRNTVSGDVAKKKKNGEPADDLIAEMRTVSDRIKELDDEVRELEVKIDELTMSIPNIPHESVPVGTSEADNVEVRRWSEPTELGFTPKSHWELAQQLDIIDFEAAAKVTGSRFVFYKGLGARLERALINFMMDLHSGEHNYEEMLPPYIVNKDSLYGTGQLPKFEEDLFKLRDTEYYLIPTAEVPVTNYYREEIMTAGDLPKYHVAYSSCFRSEAGSAGRDTRGLIRQHQFNKVELVKLASPESSYEELEKMTADAERVLQLLGLPYRVLLLCTADMGFTSAKTYDLEVWLPESGMYREISSCSNTEDFQARRANIRYRKDPKAKPEFVHTLNGSALAVGRTVAAILENYQQEDGSVLIPECLQPYMRNVKSISAKTAQ; this comes from the coding sequence GTGTTAGATGTTAAAGTATTGCGCAGCGATTATGCAAGAGTAGAAGAGGCACTGAATAAAAGAGGAAAGTCGCTGGAGTTGATATCCGGCTTCCCGGCGCTGGATCAGCGCCGCCGTGAGTTGCTTCAGGAAACTGAAGGGCTCAAGAACCGCCGGAACACTGTATCCGGAGACGTAGCCAAGAAGAAGAAGAATGGTGAGCCTGCTGATGATCTGATCGCAGAGATGCGTACGGTATCTGACCGGATAAAGGAATTGGATGATGAGGTGCGTGAGCTTGAGGTCAAGATTGATGAGCTGACGATGAGCATCCCGAATATTCCGCATGAATCGGTGCCTGTGGGCACCTCCGAAGCAGACAATGTTGAAGTGCGCCGCTGGTCAGAGCCTACAGAGCTTGGATTCACTCCAAAATCTCATTGGGAGCTGGCACAGCAGCTGGATATCATTGATTTTGAGGCAGCGGCGAAGGTTACGGGCTCCCGGTTTGTCTTCTATAAAGGATTGGGTGCCAGACTGGAGCGTGCCCTGATCAATTTCATGATGGACCTGCACAGCGGGGAACATAATTATGAAGAGATGCTGCCGCCTTATATTGTTAATAAGGACAGCCTCTATGGAACAGGGCAGCTGCCCAAATTCGAAGAGGACCTGTTCAAGCTGCGGGATACAGAGTATTATCTGATTCCTACGGCCGAAGTGCCTGTGACGAACTATTACCGTGAAGAGATTATGACGGCTGGTGATCTGCCGAAGTATCATGTAGCCTACAGCTCTTGCTTCCGTTCTGAGGCAGGTTCTGCCGGACGCGATACCCGTGGTCTGATCCGCCAGCATCAGTTCAACAAGGTGGAGCTGGTGAAGCTGGCCAGCCCGGAGAGTTCCTATGAGGAGCTGGAGAAGATGACAGCCGACGCTGAGCGCGTGCTGCAGCTTCTGGGGCTGCCCTACCGCGTTCTGCTGCTCTGTACGGCGGATATGGGATTCACCTCTGCCAAGACGTATGACCTTGAGGTATGGCTGCCTGAGAGCGGCATGTACCGCGAGATCTCCTCATGCTCCAACACCGAGGACTTCCAGGCGCGCCGGGCCAATATCCGCTACCGTAAGGACCCGAAGGCTAAGCCTGAATTCGTGCATACGCTGAATGGCTCTGCGTTGGCTGTAGGACGTACCGTAGCAGCTATTCTGGAGAATTACCAGCAGGAGGACGGAAGTGTGCTGATTCCGGAATGCCTGCAGCCGTATATGCGTAATGTGAAATCCATTTCTGCAAAAACAGCTCAATAA
- a CDS encoding DUF6612 family protein, with protein MNKKWGLSAAALLLTAAVILPGCAKKEEPKEALTSAAAKATAMTSYEMKTKLVINDLSIDTGTNEADASTGQMLSMLKNAELTIDGVYQAEPMQTEMTTVLNLKGDMAMSFTVPMVMTGQKLYVKIPSIPFLPIPETIVNKFVELDLKQLAEEQGAEFNPAQMDAQKVQKLSNEVMNTLLGEYDQAKYFNDIKPKDANLPEGVEAKQVVQFQVTNDNVKEALTILVNNAMPKIIDILGKEEYKDLLQVEPAKLAEAKEQLQSSEARAEFDKSLADLNKHLTINQFHLNTAVNKDDYPVYQDMLMNIKVSDPDKGENVTLSMNASNQYSKINEKQTFKIGIPQGDDVITLEELQQQFGNTGTSTY; from the coding sequence ATGAACAAAAAGTGGGGGTTATCCGCTGCTGCGTTACTGTTAACTGCTGCAGTAATTCTGCCGGGATGTGCAAAGAAAGAGGAGCCTAAGGAGGCTCTGACTTCAGCTGCAGCCAAAGCTACAGCTATGACATCTTACGAAATGAAGACAAAATTAGTTATTAATGATCTGTCGATAGACACAGGTACCAATGAAGCAGATGCTTCAACGGGCCAGATGCTCAGCATGCTTAAGAACGCCGAGCTTACCATCGATGGAGTCTACCAGGCAGAGCCGATGCAGACAGAAATGACAACTGTTCTGAATCTGAAAGGGGACATGGCTATGTCCTTCACAGTTCCAATGGTGATGACCGGACAGAAGCTGTATGTCAAAATACCTTCGATTCCGTTCCTGCCGATCCCTGAGACGATCGTTAACAAATTCGTAGAGCTGGATCTGAAGCAGCTGGCTGAAGAGCAGGGGGCTGAATTCAATCCTGCACAGATGGATGCACAGAAGGTGCAGAAGCTGTCGAATGAAGTGATGAATACCTTGCTTGGTGAATACGATCAAGCCAAGTATTTCAATGATATCAAACCGAAGGATGCAAACCTGCCTGAAGGCGTAGAAGCCAAGCAGGTAGTTCAATTCCAGGTTACCAACGATAACGTCAAAGAGGCACTCACCATTCTGGTGAACAACGCTATGCCGAAGATTATTGATATTCTGGGCAAAGAAGAATACAAGGATCTGCTGCAGGTTGAGCCTGCCAAGCTGGCCGAAGCCAAGGAACAGCTTCAATCCAGTGAAGCCCGTGCAGAGTTCGACAAGAGCCTGGCTGATCTGAACAAGCACCTCACTATTAACCAGTTCCATCTGAATACCGCAGTCAACAAAGATGATTATCCGGTATACCAGGATATGCTCATGAACATCAAGGTTAGTGATCCTGACAAGGGTGAGAATGTTACCTTATCAATGAATGCAAGCAACCAATACAGCAAGATCAATGAGAAGCAGACCTTCAAGATTGGCATTCCGCAAGGCGATGATGTCATCACTCTGGAAGAGCTGCAGCAGCAGTTCGGGAACACAGGTACGAGTACTTATTAA
- a CDS encoding pseudouridine synthase has product MRINKFISETGYCSRREADKLVEGGRVTINGEPAMLGSQAEAGDIVLIDGQPLQTGSRIVYIALHKPVGITSTTEAHIQGNIVDFIGHEERIFPIGRLDKDSEGLILLTNDGDIVNKILRAEGKHEKEYVVTVDRPVTPSFLTGMSTGVRILGSKTLPCEITRISERVFRIVLTEGKNRQIRRMCSAFGYEVRRLQRIRVMNIRLGALKTGEWRELSQEEKQELGAMLNYQLQ; this is encoded by the coding sequence ATGAGAATCAATAAATTCATCAGTGAGACAGGCTACTGTTCACGCCGTGAAGCAGACAAGCTGGTTGAGGGAGGACGGGTCACCATCAACGGTGAGCCCGCTATGCTGGGCAGCCAGGCAGAAGCCGGAGATATTGTGCTGATTGACGGCCAGCCGCTTCAGACGGGCAGCAGGATCGTGTATATCGCGCTTCATAAGCCGGTGGGCATTACCTCTACCACAGAAGCGCATATTCAAGGCAATATTGTCGATTTCATAGGGCATGAGGAGCGGATATTCCCGATCGGGCGGCTCGACAAGGATTCAGAGGGATTGATTCTGCTAACCAATGACGGTGACATTGTTAACAAAATATTGCGCGCGGAAGGCAAGCATGAGAAGGAATATGTAGTCACTGTAGATCGGCCCGTTACGCCTTCTTTCCTGACCGGTATGTCCACCGGCGTGAGAATTCTGGGCAGCAAGACACTGCCTTGTGAGATTACGCGGATTAGTGAGCGGGTATTCCGTATCGTGCTGACCGAAGGCAAGAACCGGCAAATCCGCCGCATGTGCAGCGCCTTCGGTTATGAAGTGCGGCGGCTGCAGCGTATCCGGGTAATGAATATCCGCCTTGGCGCGCTGAAGACCGGAGAATGGCGGGAGCTGTCTCAAGAGGAGAAGCAAGAGCTGGGAGCTATGCTGAACTATCAGCTGCAATAA
- the motA gene encoding flagellar motor stator protein MotA: MEISTILGLVFGLIAVIWGMILKHAPLASLNNPAAYVIIFLGTAASIFMAFPMSEVKNFPKLLKILFTKKKMVGKPELITMFMEWASITRREGLLALESNVDEIEDNFLRNGMRMIIDGNDQEFVRDVLMEDIHATEDRHKAGALIFSQAGMYAPTLGVLGAVIGLIAALGDMSNMDVLAHAIAGAFIATLLGIFTGYVMWHPMANKLKRISKREIEVRLMMVEGLLSIQSGVSTIAINQKLSVFLTPSERAKLSEKEGASSEQKD, from the coding sequence ATGGAAATCTCAACAATTCTAGGCCTGGTTTTTGGTCTGATCGCAGTAATCTGGGGGATGATACTCAAGCATGCTCCGCTTGCAAGCTTGAACAACCCCGCTGCCTATGTCATTATTTTTCTTGGCACGGCTGCCTCCATCTTCATGGCCTTTCCGATGTCGGAAGTCAAGAATTTCCCTAAGCTGTTGAAAATCCTTTTTACGAAGAAAAAAATGGTCGGCAAGCCCGAACTGATTACCATGTTTATGGAATGGGCTTCCATTACCCGCCGCGAAGGGCTGCTTGCCCTGGAGTCCAATGTCGATGAGATTGAAGATAACTTCCTCCGAAACGGCATGCGGATGATTATTGACGGAAACGATCAGGAGTTCGTCCGTGATGTATTAATGGAAGATATTCATGCCACTGAAGACAGACATAAAGCCGGAGCCTTGATTTTCTCCCAGGCCGGGATGTACGCACCTACGCTGGGGGTACTCGGTGCTGTTATCGGGCTGATTGCCGCCTTGGGGGATATGAGTAACATGGACGTCCTGGCCCATGCGATTGCCGGTGCCTTCATTGCAACCCTGCTCGGGATATTCACCGGTTATGTTATGTGGCACCCTATGGCGAACAAGCTGAAGCGGATATCCAAACGCGAGATTGAAGTCCGCCTGATGATGGTGGAGGGCCTGCTCTCCATTCAATCCGGGGTATCTACCATTGCCATTAACCAGAAGCTGTCCGTCTTCCTGACTCCGTCCGAGCGTGCCAAGCTGAGCGAGAAGGAGGGGGCTTCCAGTGAGCAAAAAGACTAG
- the tadA gene encoding tRNA adenosine(34) deaminase TadA: MTRLEELPPEERAIHEHWMTEAIGEARKAEALGEVPIGAVVVHGGQIIGRGYNLRETTLDSTAHAEMVAIREASTVLGSWRLLDCRLYVTLEPCPMCAGAMVQSRLPLTVYGTPDPKAGCAGTLMNLLEESRFNHRTEVIQGVMQEECAELLTSFFRKLRKRPAKL; encoded by the coding sequence ATTACCAGGCTTGAAGAACTGCCGCCGGAGGAGCGGGCCATTCATGAACATTGGATGACAGAAGCGATAGGAGAAGCCCGCAAGGCTGAGGCCTTGGGCGAAGTACCGATTGGTGCCGTGGTCGTCCACGGAGGCCAAATTATTGGCCGCGGATATAATCTGCGTGAGACAACGCTCGACTCCACTGCCCATGCAGAGATGGTGGCGATCCGGGAAGCCAGTACAGTCCTGGGCTCCTGGCGTTTGCTTGATTGCCGGCTCTATGTTACCCTGGAGCCTTGTCCCATGTGTGCAGGGGCGATGGTGCAGTCCAGGCTGCCGCTTACCGTGTATGGCACGCCAGACCCCAAGGCCGGCTGTGCTGGGACCCTGATGAACCTGCTGGAGGAGTCACGCTTTAACCACCGCACAGAGGTCATCCAGGGCGTGATGCAGGAGGAGTGCGCGGAGCTGCTGACCTCCTTCTTCCGCAAGCTGCGGAAGCGGCCTGCGAAGCTCTAG
- a CDS encoding GNAT family protein: MISSPLTFYVVPMEPQHAAEICEWSYKPPYNIYGWMSWEQMQALGVEFGDPQLRSEQYVSVVNGQGDLCGFAQLFPMEGVVRLGVGMRPELCGHGMGHLFMKAIVQAARARYPEREIDLEVLTWNQRAIRAYQKCGFTITDTYERRTPTGNKPFYCMVYEE, encoded by the coding sequence ATGATAAGCTCCCCGCTAACCTTTTATGTGGTGCCTATGGAGCCGCAGCATGCCGCTGAGATCTGTGAGTGGAGCTACAAGCCTCCGTATAATATTTACGGCTGGATGTCCTGGGAGCAGATGCAGGCGCTGGGCGTGGAGTTCGGAGACCCGCAGCTGCGAAGTGAGCAATATGTATCTGTAGTGAACGGACAGGGGGATCTGTGCGGCTTCGCCCAGCTCTTTCCGATGGAGGGGGTAGTCCGGCTTGGTGTTGGAATGCGGCCCGAGCTGTGCGGTCACGGCATGGGGCATCTGTTCATGAAAGCTATTGTTCAGGCAGCACGGGCGCGTTACCCGGAGCGTGAGATCGACCTGGAGGTGCTGACCTGGAACCAGCGCGCCATCCGCGCTTACCAGAAATGCGGGTTCACTATAACGGATACCTATGAACGCCGCACTCCGACCGGCAATAAGCCTTTTTATTGCATGGTCTATGAGGAATAG
- a CDS encoding cytochrome c encodes MQKWIMSGLFFAACAFAVILMFTLPGKSEVAEQNKPTMPEVVLDAAGAEATVKANCISCHGDQLQGGAGPSLQQEGASHDAAQIYSIVTKGRGQMPSFKDRLAPEEIANVALWLAEKK; translated from the coding sequence ATGCAGAAATGGATCATGAGCGGTTTGTTTTTTGCCGCCTGTGCCTTTGCAGTAATCTTAATGTTTACCTTACCCGGTAAATCCGAGGTAGCCGAACAGAACAAGCCGACTATGCCGGAAGTTGTGCTGGACGCTGCGGGCGCAGAAGCCACAGTGAAGGCCAATTGTATCTCCTGCCACGGTGACCAGCTTCAGGGCGGGGCGGGACCCAGCCTGCAGCAGGAAGGCGCTTCGCATGACGCAGCTCAGATTTACAGCATAGTCACCAAGGGCCGCGGACAGATGCCTTCCTTCAAAGACAGGCTGGCCCCTGAAGAGATTGCCAATGTAGCTCTATGGCTGGCGGAGAAGAAATAA
- the motB gene encoding flagellar motor protein MotB, whose translation MSKKTRHEEHEEHADESWLLPYSDLMTLLVALFLVMYAMSATDAVKFQQMAEAFNSALSGGGGVLEYRSDSPTNTQLDQGKQDKMNSVIAKNTGTSDLSKLRAKEQEDLEKLKKQFDQYIKNNGMTDLLSTKLNQSQLMITISDNALFASGQAVVKDESRQLAKSISNMLQQFPDYEVLVQGHTDNIPISNSMYSSNWDLSVARALQFMKILLLNPNLDPTKFSPTGSGEYHPIASNATAAGRAKNRRVEVSILRKYKDAAAETTDVSQLAAPGK comes from the coding sequence GTGAGCAAAAAGACTAGGCATGAGGAACATGAAGAGCATGCCGATGAATCCTGGCTGCTTCCCTATTCCGATCTGATGACCCTGCTCGTTGCTCTGTTCCTTGTTATGTATGCCATGAGCGCTACGGACGCCGTGAAATTCCAGCAGATGGCTGAAGCCTTCAATTCAGCACTCAGCGGCGGCGGCGGCGTCCTGGAGTACCGGTCGGATTCTCCGACCAACACCCAGCTGGACCAGGGCAAGCAGGATAAAATGAACAGCGTGATTGCCAAGAATACCGGCACCTCCGATCTGTCCAAGCTCCGTGCCAAGGAGCAGGAAGATCTGGAGAAGCTGAAGAAGCAGTTCGACCAGTACATCAAGAACAATGGAATGACCGATCTGCTTAGCACGAAGCTGAATCAGTCCCAGCTGATGATCACGATTAGCGATAATGCCCTGTTCGCTTCGGGACAGGCTGTAGTGAAGGATGAATCCCGCCAGTTGGCCAAGTCGATCTCCAACATGCTCCAGCAATTTCCCGATTATGAAGTGCTGGTACAGGGACATACGGATAATATCCCGATCTCCAACAGCATGTACTCCTCCAACTGGGATCTCAGTGTAGCCCGGGCCCTTCAATTCATGAAGATCCTTCTGCTAAATCCCAACCTGGACCCGACGAAGTTCAGCCCGACCGGCTCTGGCGAATATCATCCCATAGCCAGCAATGCTACGGCTGCCGGGCGGGCCAAGAACCGCCGGGTAGAAGTGTCCATCCTTCGTAAATATAAGGATGCTGCTGCCGAGACTACGGATGTCTCTCAGTTGGCCGCTCCCGGCAAATAA
- the pdxT gene encoding pyridoxal 5'-phosphate synthase glutaminase subunit PdxT encodes MRIGVLALQGAVTEHIVSIEKTGAQGLPIKRIEELDGIDGLIIPGGESTTIGKLMRKYGFIEAIREFADQGKPIFGTCAGMIVLAKRIAGDEAGHLELMDITVARNAFGRQRESFECDLEVKGIAEPVRAVFIRAPLIDEVGPDVEVLTLYKDEIVTARQGNLLACSFHPELTDDYRLHQYFAGMVEDSIAANL; translated from the coding sequence ATGAGAATTGGAGTGTTGGCGCTTCAAGGCGCTGTTACAGAGCATATTGTCAGTATTGAGAAGACCGGCGCGCAGGGCCTGCCTATTAAGCGTATAGAGGAGCTAGACGGGATAGATGGTCTGATCATTCCCGGCGGTGAGAGTACGACGATTGGCAAATTAATGCGCAAATATGGCTTTATTGAAGCGATCCGTGAGTTCGCGGATCAAGGTAAGCCTATTTTCGGCACATGCGCCGGCATGATTGTGCTGGCAAAGCGGATTGCCGGAGATGAAGCCGGTCATCTGGAGCTGATGGATATTACCGTGGCCAGGAATGCCTTTGGCCGCCAGCGGGAAAGCTTTGAATGTGATCTGGAGGTTAAGGGGATTGCTGAGCCCGTACGGGCGGTATTTATCCGCGCTCCGCTTATTGACGAGGTGGGTCCTGATGTTGAGGTGCTTACGCTCTATAAGGATGAAATTGTAACCGCGCGCCAGGGCAATCTGCTGGCCTGCTCGTTTCACCCGGAATTGACTGATGATTACAGGCTGCATCAATATTTTGCCGGCATGGTAGAAGACAGTATTGCAGCCAATCTATAG
- a CDS encoding small acid-soluble spore protein P, which translates to MSKPKSMPVPGVQQDNQGPRKERHSSGPAPLSGSKKVKQANHVDHHNPQG; encoded by the coding sequence ATGAGCAAACCCAAGAGCATGCCTGTACCCGGCGTACAGCAGGACAATCAGGGACCCCGCAAAGAGCGTCATTCTTCAGGTCCGGCGCCGTTATCCGGGTCTAAAAAGGTGAAGCAGGCCAACCATGTGGACCATCATAATCCGCAGGGTTAA
- a CDS encoding 4a-hydroxytetrahydrobiopterin dehydratase, giving the protein MQLTEEQLQEQIGKLEGWKLERDRLVRKYMFSEYMKGIAFVDEVATISEAFDHHPHITIDYKTVVLRLAADVEKLDLRQAHEFNEAFEKTR; this is encoded by the coding sequence TTGCAATTAACTGAGGAACAACTGCAGGAGCAGATCGGCAAGCTTGAGGGCTGGAAGCTGGAGAGGGATAGGCTGGTGCGCAAATATATGTTCAGTGAATATATGAAGGGGATTGCTTTTGTAGATGAGGTAGCTACAATTTCGGAGGCCTTTGACCATCACCCGCATATCACTATTGATTACAAGACGGTAGTTCTGCGGCTGGCTGCAGATGTGGAGAAGCTTGATCTCCGCCAGGCGCATGAATTTAATGAGGCATTCGAGAAGACCCGCTAG
- a CDS encoding C40 family peptidase has product MKKKLAAAVLSLSIIFTIGAGSAFADSKMDKVIDKAIGTKYVSGGTSTNGFDCSGFTMYVFDKIGINLPHQSGSQYQMGTAVSRDEMRPGDLVFFNTNGKGVSHVGVYVGDGEFAHASSSRGVTISSLSDSYYVNRYVGAKRIMSTDAYKNVASDSQDNDDVQ; this is encoded by the coding sequence TTGAAGAAGAAGCTAGCAGCCGCAGTACTAAGCTTGTCCATTATCTTCACCATCGGAGCAGGAAGCGCTTTCGCGGATTCCAAAATGGATAAAGTGATTGACAAAGCCATCGGAACCAAATACGTGTCCGGCGGTACATCAACTAACGGGTTTGATTGCTCCGGATTTACAATGTATGTTTTTGATAAGATCGGCATTAACCTGCCCCATCAATCCGGCTCCCAGTATCAGATGGGCACTGCCGTGTCCCGTGACGAGATGAGACCGGGCGATCTTGTATTCTTTAATACCAATGGTAAAGGCGTGTCTCATGTCGGTGTTTATGTCGGTGACGGCGAATTCGCCCATGCCTCTTCCTCACGTGGTGTAACCATCAGTTCGCTGAGTGACAGCTATTACGTCAACCGTTACGTTGGCGCCAAACGAATCATGAGTACAGATGCTTACAAGAATGTAGCTTCGGATTCCCAAGACAATGATGATGTACAATAA
- a CDS encoding GNAT family protein, producing MSYKLYNNAQGIYLSLLELKDAEELLSLRLRNRTAHQQFEPLRDEDYFTLESQHQLINQRILEARLDRAYMFGIYLLSGELIGQITISNVVRGVGQFCDIGYLIDHEQQGQGHTSAAVHLILGYAFRSLGLHRVQAAILPHNTGSRRVLEKNGFQAEGIARRFIRINGEWQDHRTYAILAEEFLPEEQQSP from the coding sequence ATGTCCTACAAGCTGTATAACAACGCACAGGGGATCTATCTCTCGCTGCTGGAGCTTAAGGATGCTGAGGAGCTGCTAAGCCTTCGTCTGCGCAACCGTACCGCGCACCAGCAATTCGAACCCCTGCGTGATGAAGATTACTTCACCCTGGAGAGCCAGCATCAGCTAATTAACCAGCGTATCCTGGAAGCCCGGCTGGACCGGGCGTATATGTTCGGCATTTATCTGCTCAGCGGAGAGCTGATCGGCCAGATTACGATCTCTAACGTAGTGAGGGGAGTCGGACAATTCTGCGATATCGGCTATCTGATCGATCATGAGCAGCAAGGGCAAGGACATACCAGCGCTGCTGTGCACCTGATCCTCGGGTACGCCTTCCGCTCCCTGGGGCTTCACAGGGTACAGGCTGCTATCCTGCCTCATAATACCGGTTCACGCAGAGTGCTGGAGAAGAACGGCTTCCAGGCTGAAGGAATTGCACGCCGCTTCATCCGGATCAACGGCGAATGGCAGGATCACCGCACCTACGCCATTCTGGCTGAGGAGTTCCTGCCAGAGGAACAGCAATCCCCTTAA
- a CDS encoding ATP-binding protein, protein MKITAKQVAVSVEQSGYSSNYVQDKIAQNLRLTAILASYELDPDIRNITNQQLKALSTKLGVSNISLLVKTADDIIVAKSSDPAEIGLSTKGMGFWYVAFLELFAGQRVSVDQGQSLENFWSGPFEYSTSNPEYIDKWGYYYDGARNYIIDPFVRSTAVSDYVKIMSPDEIIQESKAVNPGILEITGINPKTFGASSMLPDGTDPKNTKLRNRPIQYGTYSYGNITEDKAAIREALNKGEPVTLDTKALGKRVLKSFIPIKRPGAADYVISVVMDYQAISSVIREQLFNNITTSVLLLIIFLLASYVLAGVVTRPIQDILAKVNDVAKGKFEPPLNVSSRDELGQLAQRINAMTSHLLQHTNRLGQTLEENRAVKEHLESVINGTSDAIHTVDMEGRIISTNRAFEDLYGWGAADALVKPPYLVPATVQQQESIRLQQLKDGASLSPVETVRLKRDGSLVEVSVSSSVIRDEEGNPQSVVHVSRDMTERNRIEELLRRSEKLTTVGQLAAGVAHEIRNPLTTLRGFLQLQQEKKVLVPLHIDLMLSELDRINMIVSEFLILAKPQAVHFQQRDLRHIVGDVISLLDSQAHLFGIEFTTHFSGVPAMVHCEENQLKQVFINVIKNAIEAMPDGGTITVEQQEQADSVVIVITDEGGGVPEDMLPKLGEPFFTNKESGTGLGLMVSQRIIQAHKGSLEIRSEYGRGAQVIIKLPEAKEQVPPAGMNIERSEDEHENQ, encoded by the coding sequence ATGAAGATCACTGCGAAGCAGGTTGCCGTATCGGTGGAGCAGAGCGGCTACAGCTCGAATTACGTGCAGGATAAAATTGCCCAGAACCTGCGGTTGACTGCCATTCTGGCGTCCTATGAGCTGGACCCGGATATCAGGAATATTACTAATCAACAATTGAAGGCGCTATCCACCAAGCTGGGGGTGTCGAATATCTCGCTGCTGGTGAAGACTGCGGATGATATTATCGTAGCCAAATCTTCAGATCCTGCAGAGATTGGACTTTCGACCAAGGGCATGGGTTTTTGGTATGTGGCTTTTCTGGAGCTGTTTGCAGGCCAGCGCGTATCTGTCGATCAGGGGCAGTCCCTGGAGAATTTCTGGTCCGGGCCGTTTGAATATTCAACCTCCAATCCGGAGTATATTGATAAATGGGGCTATTATTATGACGGGGCCCGCAATTATATCATAGATCCGTTCGTCCGGAGTACAGCGGTAAGCGATTATGTCAAAATTATGAGTCCTGATGAGATCATCCAGGAATCCAAAGCTGTAAATCCCGGGATTCTGGAGATTACGGGAATTAATCCGAAGACCTTCGGAGCCTCAAGCATGCTGCCTGATGGCACAGATCCCAAGAACACGAAGCTGCGGAACCGTCCTATTCAGTACGGCACCTATTCATATGGCAATATTACAGAGGACAAGGCGGCTATCCGTGAAGCATTGAATAAGGGCGAGCCGGTAACGCTGGATACGAAGGCGCTGGGTAAAAGAGTGCTCAAAAGCTTCATTCCGATTAAGCGCCCGGGAGCCGCGGATTATGTGATCAGTGTAGTCATGGACTACCAGGCGATCTCCTCGGTCATCCGGGAGCAGCTGTTCAATAATATCACTACCTCGGTGTTGCTGCTGATTATCTTCCTTCTGGCCAGTTATGTCCTGGCCGGTGTAGTTACACGCCCGATTCAGGATATACTGGCTAAGGTCAATGATGTGGCGAAGGGAAAATTTGAGCCTCCGCTTAATGTATCCAGCCGTGATGAGCTTGGACAGCTGGCCCAGCGCATCAATGCGATGACCTCACATCTGCTGCAGCATACGAACCGGCTGGGGCAGACACTGGAGGAGAACCGTGCGGTGAAGGAGCATCTGGAGTCAGTGATTAACGGCACTTCAGATGCCATCCACACCGTGGATATGGAGGGACGGATCATCAGTACGAACAGAGCCTTCGAGGACCTCTATGGATGGGGTGCTGCGGATGCGCTGGTCAAGCCGCCTTATCTGGTTCCTGCCACCGTGCAGCAACAGGAGAGTATACGATTGCAGCAGCTTAAGGACGGAGCATCTCTGTCGCCTGTTGAGACTGTCAGGCTGAAGCGTGACGGCTCCCTGGTAGAGGTCAGCGTCAGCAGCTCGGTTATCCGGGATGAAGAGGGCAACCCGCAGTCTGTTGTCCATGTATCCCGTGACATGACCGAGCGCAACCGGATTGAGGAGCTGCTTAGACGCTCGGAGAAGCTGACTACAGTCGGCCAGCTTGCGGCAGGCGTTGCCCATGAGATCCGCAATCCCTTGACCACCCTGCGGGGCTTCCTGCAGCTTCAGCAGGAGAAGAAGGTTCTCGTTCCGCTGCATATTGATCTGATGCTCTCGGAGCTGGACCGGATCAATATGATTGTCAGTGAGTTCCTGATTCTGGCGAAGCCGCAGGCGGTTCATTTCCAGCAGAGGGATCTGCGGCATATTGTCGGCGATGTCATCTCGCTGCTGGACAGTCAGGCCCACCTGTTCGGTATTGAATTCACCACGCATTTCTCGGGAGTACCCGCCATGGTGCATTGTGAAGAGAATCAGCTGAAGCAGGTATTTATCAATGTGATCAAAAATGCAATAGAAGCGATGCCAGACGGGGGAACGATTACCGTGGAGCAGCAGGAGCAGGCGGATTCTGTCGTTATTGTGATTACAGATGAGGGCGGAGGCGTCCCTGAGGATATGCTGCCTAAGCTGGGGGAGCCGTTCTTTACGAATAAAGAGTCCGGAACCGGGCTTGGCCTAATGGTCAGCCAACGGATCATTCAGGCCCATAAGGGCAGCCTGGAGATTAGAAGCGAGTATGGCCGGGGGGCACAGGTAATCATCAAGCTGCCTGAAGCGAAGGAGCAAGTACCTCCGGCCGGTATGAATATAGAACGGAGTGAAGACGAACATGAGAATCAATAA